The nucleotide sequence ACGCACCGCCACCGACCAGGACGGCGGTGAGCAGACCGGCCGCTGCCAGCTTGCGCTTGTCCATGTTGAGGTTCATGTGTCCTCCTGTGTGACCGGGCGCCGGGGGTGGCGCCGATGCACTCACAGTGCAACCCGGCCGCTGTGGAGACCCTGAGAGCAGCTGAGAGCCCTCACAAGGAGCTCATCAGCACAAACGCGGCAGCCGATCTCGTGGGTCGGGCCGGACGGGCCACGTCCTGGAGCTTGACCCGGTTTCCCGGACACCTGACCTGAGGCGAGAATCGCCTGGGAGAGGAGTCCTGGATGCCTGCAGCCAAGCCGCTGGAGTTCCGTCGCCGTGCCGTGGAGCTGGCCCGCCAGCGGGAGAAGCCGATCGCTGAGATCGCCCATGATCTGGGGATCGCGGAGTCCTGCCTGCGGCGGTGGATGAAGCTCGATGACGTCGACGCCGGCCGGGTCGAGGGCACGACCAGCGATGAGAGGGCCGAGCTGGTGCGCCTGCGCCGGGAGCTGCGGGTCGCGAAGATGGAGATCGAGATCCTCAAGCGGGCCTCTGCCTACTTCGCCCGCGAGGTGCTCCCGGACCCAAAATAGCGTTCCGGCTGGTTCGTGAGCTCGCCGCCGACGGCTTCCCCGTGACGGTGACCTGCCGGATTCTGCGGGTCTCCCGCTCAGGCTTCTACGAGTGGAACGGCCGCCCACCATCGCTCCGGGCAGTCGCCGACGCGTCGCTGACCACGACGATCCGCGAGGTGCACGTCAGCTCTCGCGCCACCTATGGGGCGCCTCGGGTGCACGCCGAACTCCGTCTCGGTCTCGGGCTGGCGTGCGGGCGCAAGCGGGTCGCCCGGCTGATGCGCACCGCTGGGCTGGTCGGGGTCTGCCACCGGCGCAAGCACCGCCGCACCGGACCCCTGCCGGCACCGCACGAGGACCTGGTGCAGCGCCGGTTCGCCGCTGACGCACCGGACCGGCTGTGGGCCACCGACATCACCGAACACCCCACGGCCGAGGGAAAGGTCTACTGCGCCGCCGTGCTCGACGTGTTCAGCCGGACCATCGTCGGCTGGTCGATCGCTGACCACATGCGCTCTGAGCTGGTCGTCGACGCCCTGGAGATGGCCCGCTGGCGCCGCCGGCCAGCACCCGGCGCGATCGTGCACAGCGACCGCGGATCGCAGTACACCAGTTGGATCTTCGGGCACCGGCTCCGCTCGGCCGGGCTGCTGGGCTCGATGGGCCGAGTCGCCTCCAGCGTGGACAACACCATGATGGAGAGCTTCTGGTCGACCATGCAGCGCGAGCTCCTGGACCGCCGCCAGTGGTCGACCAGAGCCGAACTGGGCTCGGCGATCTTCGAGTGGATCGAAGGCTTCTACAACCCCCGACGACGCCACTCCGGCCTCGGCTACCGCAGCCCCGCAGAGTTCGAAGCCCTTCACACCGCCGCACTCACCGCGGCATGATCACCGAACCGAACGTGTCCGGAGAACCGGGTCAAGCTCCTAGCTGTTGACCTCGGCGTTGAAGAGGCCATCCGTGCCGTTGTGCACCACATCGACGACGAACCCCTCGGCGCTGAGCCCGCGGCGGACGTTCTCAGCCAACCGGACCTCGTCCTCCACCAACAGCACTCTCATTCCCCACACCTCCTGTCCGGGAGCAGTGTGACCGGCCTTTGCTGAGGGTCGGCTGAGAACCGCGATCCAGCTCGCCGTCGGCGGCACGCACTCGCCCTGCCAGGCTGAGCGCCAAAGCCCTCCTCGTGGCCCATCTCTCTTGCCTTGACGATGGGTCACGTCGGCTGGGCCGTCACGCGCATCTGGCCATGACCCGGCCGGAAGGTCCGACCATCGTGGTGTCATGGGGTGCGGGGGCTGAGAGGAGCGCGGGATGCCGGGCTGGGCATGGGCGTTGATCGGAATCCTGGGCGGCCTGCTGCTGTGCTGGCTGACCCTCGTCGCCGCCCTGTGGTTCACCCGTCCACAGGACCGGCGGCTGCGCGAGCTGATGCGGTTGCTGCCCGACGTCCTGCGACTGCTGCGCCGGTTGGCCGGCGATGCCGGGCTCCCGCGCGGAGTCCGGATACGGCTGTGGCTGCTCCTGGGGTACTTGGCCCTGCCGATAGACCTCATTCCTGACTTCATCCCGGTGCTCGGCTACGCCGATGACGCGATCGTCGTAGCAATGGTGCTCCGCTCCGTCGTCCGGCGAGCGGGGCCGGATGCGCTCATCCGGCACTGGCCCGGCACGCCTGGCGGCCTGGCCGCCCTGCGCCGGGCCACCCGGCTGCCCAGGTGAAACACAACGTCACCTATCGCACCAGGACTTGAGTTCGCCGGTCAATGCCTAGTGGCATCCACCAAGGAAGTTAGTAGTAACGTGCCGACATGCTCAGCCGCGGACCGCGCCGCCCAACGGCACATCGTGCGGTGCTGGAGGTGCATGAGCGCCCACCCGTTCACGCCGCCGTCTGGACCGGCCAGCGGCACCAGACAGCCTGACGACAAACGGCCCAGCCACCACTCCGTGGAATACCCGACTTGTGCCTAGCCGGGGACAGACTTGCGCCTAGCCGGGGAAAGAGTTGACAAGTCCACGGAAGACCTCAGGACTCGCCGGTCGTCCGTGACTTGACTGGAGGCGCTGCCGGGAGCCGGGACACAGGCGCCTCCTCCCCAGAGGTCATTTCCCCAGCAGCAGCTGATCGCCGAGGGAGGGAACCAGCTCGTGTCGGACTTCTTGTTAGTCCTAGGTCTCGCTGCGCTCCCGGCCGCAGGCAACTTCTTCGGCGGCGTGCTCGCCGAGGTCTTCCGCGTCTCCGAGCGCACATTGAGCCTCGCGTTGCACCTCGCCGCCGGGATCGTGCTCGCCGTCGTAGGACTGGAACTCATGCCCGAAGCCTTGTCAGCCAGCCAGCCGTGGATCCCCCTGCTCGCCTTCGTGGGCGGGGGCGCAGCCTTCATCGGACTCGATCGCGCCGTTGGCTACGTCCGAGCCCGGATGGGCGGGGGCGACAAGCAGCGTGGCGCGCTCGCGATCTTCTCGGGGGTGTCGATCGACCTGTTCAGCGACGGCGTGATGATCGGTACGGGCACCGTGCTGAATCCCGCACTGGGTCTTCTGCTGGCCATGGGGCAGGTGCCGGCGGACGTGCCCGAGGGTTTCGCCGCCATCGCCACCCTACGGAGTGCAGGAATCAATCGCAGGAGGCGGATCGCGATGGCGGCGGCCTTCACCATTCCCATCCTGCTCGGCGCCACCATCGGCTTCTGGGCTCTACGTGATGCACCCGAGATCATCACCCTTTCCGTGCTGGCCCTCACCGGAGGGGCACTGTCCGCCGTCGTCGTCGAAGAGATGATCGGCGAGGCTCACGAGGGTGAGACCTCGCAGCTTGGACCGGTGTTCCTCACGGCTGGGTTCGCCCTTTTCGGCGCCATCTCGGTCTACCTGGGCTCGTGACCAGCGGGCACGGCGGAAGCCAGCAGAGCATGCGGCCCCAATCACACTCAAGGCACACCGGGGCCCGAGCGCACGCGCGTCGCACATCGACGCAACACCGGACTTGTAGAAGGCTTCACGACCACCGACACCGTCCACCGCCGTGGCGAAGCACGAACTCTGGCGCCGGGCCCCGGCACGGGCCAGCCGACCAGCGGGCAGACCGGTGTCTGGACGTAAGCGCACGACTCGCTGTTCGGCGCGATTCCCCAACTTGTCCGGTCTGCCGACGGACGACGGAATCAGTCGTCGTCCTCGACCAGTTCTCCTTCCCATGCCTCGCGACCTTGGTGAATGGCGAAGGCCGCGATGATGCAGCCAGCGACCGGGTCGAGCCTCGTCCAGCAAACGAGCGCATGGGGCAGAGACCAATCAGGGTGGCGATGATCGAACAGGACGCACATGCCGGTCTCCGCGGCGTCGGCCAGGTTCAGCGGGTCGCCGCCCTACGCCATCCCGACACGCTTCTTTGCGCCGGCGAGCAGCGGCATGATCACGACCGAGGCGTCCAGCAGGACGCTGCCGACGGTCGAGCAGCCCGGCTCCCCTCCCCCGATCAAACTCGAGCCCCCCTCGACGATCACGTAGGCAGCCAGCACGGAGAAGACGACCGCAACGACCTTGCGCGTGCGCCGCTCCTTGGCCTCGTCCGCCTAGCCACCGCGCAGCCAGGCGGCCAGTAGCAGGCTGACGAGGACCGAGGCTGTGGACTCGATCCCGAGGCCAGGCCGAAGCCGATGAGAGACACCGCCCGGCGAGGAGCCCACCGTGATGGCAATGGCGCCCTCGACGACGTTGTAGACGACGGTGAACTGCGCCAGTCGGAGTCCGCGCTTGGTGAGCCGCTCGGTCTCTGCGGGCATAAGGGGGGTGGCCTGTTCGCGCGTGCCTCTCGACCCCCGTCCGCGGATCGTGACACCGCAGGTCGGGCAGAGGTCGACTGCGTCGCCGGTGCCGGCCAGCAGGCCCTCCGCTGCGCCGAGGAGGCCGATGAGCTCATCCCGATGGCTGAGCGTGGACACGGGGATGCCCTGCCGACGGGACGCGAGTCCACCAGGCCGCACTCCCACAGGCAGGAGAGGTGCTTCCAGACTGTGGACTGAGCCAGCCCCAGATGCCTCGTCAGGTCGATGATGCGGTGCCCCCCCCCCCCCCCCCCCCCCCCAGGCTCACGTGTCGCAGGATCGCCATGCGTGTGGGGTCCGAGAGACTGTGGAACAGCGACGCCGCCGGCGACAGGCCCGGTGCCTCGATGGTGCGGTCACCCGGTGGGCACCCTCACGACGCGTTTGATCGCCGTGCAGCGATGACAGCCCACCTGGGCGTCGGCTTAGGTGGGGGCGTTGGCCGCAGCGGCGAGCGTGGACAGGAAGGCTCAGCGCACCACGAAGTCAGTTGCTGTGGTCGCGGCGGTGAACTCGTCGAGTCGCACCGTGACCGTCAGCGTCCAGGTCCCCGTCATGGGGATGGACATCGCCTCGCTGATCGAGTGCCCAGGACCTCCCGGCTGCAGATCCACCGGCAAGGGGCCGATCTCCTGCGCCGGGGCGGTCAACGACACCTGGATGTCCTGGGCCTGCGCCAGCTGCCCCGCCTCGTCGAAGAGGTACAGGTGCAGCGTGTTGGGTCCCGTGGCCGCCGGGTCGACGGACAGCTGGATCTGCCCGAACCCCGCCGTTCCGTTGGCGTCCTGCAGCGGGAGGGTGACCTCGACGGGCTGCGCGACCGCCGACTTGGCCGGCGGCGTCCCGACGAGCACGGCGGAGAGAGCCAGGACGATTGCGACCACGCTGGCCTCGACGACGACTGACCGGCGCAGGGCGCGCTGATGACGCACGGACGGCGGGACCCGGGCATCTGATGCTGGTGGCGTCAGGTCGGAGCCTGCGGAAGGCCTCGCGCCGACGGTCGCGGCGGCCATGGCGAGTTGCCTGGCCCAGGGACGGACGGGCCCGTGGTGGCGTTGCACCCAGGCGCGCGACGACGCCGCGACAGCCATCAGGAGTACGACCAATACGACCTTCCCGATCAACACCCAGCCGTAGGTCGTGGTCACCAGCGCCAAGGGGGCGCCTACCTCACGGACGGACTGGACGACCCCGGTCACGATGAGCGCGGCCACTGCAGCCGAAGCGAGCTGCGAAAACCTCGCCACGGCGGTCGCCTGGACCCCAGGGTCCACACCCGGACGGATCACGCCGCCGAGGAGTCCGACGAGCCCACCCGTCCAGACCGCCATCGCGGCGACGTGGACCGCCGTCACCGCCACCGCCAACCCCGGGACGGCCCCGGCGACCGGATGGCCGACCGCAGCGAAGGTGCCCACCAGGACAACAGCCACGAACGTGCCACCGGCGACCACCATGCGACGAGGCGCTCGCCCCTGCCGCCAGGCCGACGACAGCGACACAGCCAGGAAGACAGCGAGCGCTGCCCGCACCAGGACGACCGCGCCATAGGAGGACGAGGCAGTCGCCGACAGCAGGGCCGGATCCGTCAAAGAGCCCAACCCGCTGCCTGCTGCGTACGCCCCCTGGAGCACGAAGTTGCCCAGGGCAGCGACGGCGACGACGCCCAGCCCGATGACGGCGAGGCGGCGCATGAAGGGGACACTCCAGCCGCTCCCCCAGCAGACGAGCAGGAAGACGGGGACGCCCACGCCCAGCGCGATACCGGCGAAGCCCGCCCAGCGGGTGACCACCAGCGCGACGGACAGGGCGGAAGTGGAGTCGCCCGCCGCGCTGACGCCGGTCGCTGAGACGAGCTCGGCATCGCCAACGACGAACGCGTACGCACCGGCGATGGGATGTGAGTCGGCCGACATCACTCGGTAGGTCACCACATAGCTCGCCTCAGGAAGGTCGGTCCTGAGGGGGATGCTCACGCGCGCACCGCTCGCGGAGGCGGAACCGGCATCCACACGGCCGCCATCGGCGCCCAGCACCCGGGCGTAGCCCGCACCGAGGGACACCCCTTCCGTGAAGTCGAGTGTCACCTCCGTCGGCGGCTCGTCCAGGCGTGCGCCCTCGCCCGGCGTTGTCGTCACCAGTTCGGCGTGTGCCCGAGCCGGCCGTGCCGTGGCGGCATCGAGGAGCACGGCGACGACGGCCATGACCCCCAGCATCAGGACGAAGGCGATCACCCGTCTCATGCACGCGCCCTTCCGGACGACAGCGGCCGCCACCGCTCCGGAGACCGCCCCTGCCACGCCAGCACGCTGACGGCCGCCACGCCCGCGAGCACCAGCAGGTGGCCGGCGGCACGCTCGATGTGCACCCTCCCGGCGTTGAGGTCGGACAAGGTGAGGGCGGCCAGCAGCAGGGCGAACGCAGCCAGGAACGGGAGAGCTCCAGCCGCGAGCCGCGGCGCGGCGGCCACCGCGACAAAGGAGACCGCAACAGCGACGCTCCAGGCTCCCGTCTCGTGGACCACGTGCGTCGGTGCACCCATGGCGTCGGTGCCGGAGGACAACGACGCCACGGCCAGTGCCGCCTGGTCGACCCCTACGGCCAGCAGCACCCATCGCAGGGGGAGCTCACCGTGTCGGGTCCAGGCCTGCTGGTCAGCGGTCGGGCGACCGCCCGGCAGGCCAGTGAGCACGGCCAGGGTGACGTCAGGGATCGACTCAGCGATCGCCAGCCGGCCCCGGCGCGTCACCTGCTGCGCCAGCTCTTCCCAGTGCCGGCAGTCCGCACAGGACGCCAGGTGGCGCGCCAGGGCGGTATGCGCGAGCTCCGGTGCTTCTGCGTCGAGCCGCGCGGAGATGGCCTCGCGGAAGAGTCCGCACTCGTCGCCGTGCAGCTGACTGTCCATGAAGAGCTCCCGGTTCCCGTGGTGGTGAGACGGCGTGGTTCAGGAGCCGCTGGACTGCCTGCGCCGGAACCACAAGGCCGCGCCGGCCAGCGCAGCGACCACGGCCACCGCGCCGATCACCAGGCCGGTGGACGATGAATCGTCGTCCGTGGCGGCCACCGGTTCGGCGTCGCTCTGCGTCGTGGGCTCAGCCGTCGGACTCACGCTGGGGCTCAGCGGGGTCGTTGTGGGCGCCGAAGGAGCAGCTGCCGGCGCCACGGTGATCGCTGGAGCAGGGTTCGCCGGCTCGGGACTGTCCGCGGTGGGCAGTTCGATCCAGGCGTCTTCGGTGCCGTCGGAGTACCGGACGAGTGTCTTGAAGGGCGTCTCAGGGGCGGCGTCCGCCGGGAGCTTTGCGATCGTGATCCCGAACTCGGCATCCACGCCGGTGGCGATCGCCGGGCCGGCGACTTCGTAGCCGTCGGACGTGGGTGTGAGGACCCAACCGTCCGGCCCGGAGGCCAGCGAGACCGACGACGGAGGAAGCCCGGCCGGCAGTTGCGTCTTGACCCCTACGATCCCGGCAGTCGACGACTCGGCCTCGACTGTGAAGGCGATGACGACGGGTCCCGCACCGGCTCGAGCCCCTTCTGCGGTGGCCTCGACGTGCGCGGCGGCGGACGTGGCGCTCACCGAGACCATCACGGTCGCGGCGGCGGCGGTCAGTGCCGCCCGGTGGCTGGGACGAGGAAGGAGTCGGGTCACGATCTCTCAGTCGTCGGCGGCACCCCACGAGTTCCCCGGCTACGAGACTCCTTCGTAGAGGGCCTCGGTCGGCACCGCTCCCAGCTCGCCGACGACCGCCCGCCGAGGATCAACCCGGTCGAGGTGCGTACATGATCACGGCGACTCCGGCGATGCAGATGAGGGCTCGATCACGTCGGCCCGATCGGGGCGATAGCCGTCCGCGACCATGCCCCAGGCCAGCGAGCCCGCCACGAATACCCCGCCGTAGACAGCGATGATGCGGCCGAACTCGGCATCCGGTTGAAGTGTGGCAACGAAGCCGTAGATGCCCACAGCGATGGTCCGCAGACCGATCCAGAGCCATCCTCGGTGTTCGCGGACTCCCTGCCACACGAGTTAGGCACCCCCGATCTCGAAAAGTGCGGCGATGACGAAGAGGCCGATGGGGCGCGCGACGAGCATGCAGATCCGTTCGGTAGGTGAGACGAGCTCAGGTCAGCGGAGGAAGATCAACTCGACGGACTGCTGCGCCTCGGACGGCGCGCTGACCTCCAGTTGCAGTCCGGAGGTGTTCAGCTCCACTCGGACCGAGAGGAAGGGGCAGTTCTGCTGCTCGTCTAGGACCAGGGCCATGGCCTCCCCTGCGGCCTCGACCGACAGGTCGAGGCCGAAGCCGCCGTCGACGGCTTCACGCGGTGCGTCGCCGAGCAACTGCCGCCACTCGTCGGGCCGGGCGCTGTACTCAGACCCGGTGAGCGAGCAGGCGATCGCCGGTACCGGCCGAGGGACGTCACTGGCGCCGGGGTGCTGCGACTGGCACCTGTCGGGCCGCCGAGGGAGGACCGCCTTCCCACACCTGCAACAGCTGGCGGATCTCGGCCAGCGGCAGGCCGGGGTGCTTGGCGGTTCCGATCAACGCCAGCCGATCAACCGCAGGTGGGCCGTAGTCCCGGTATCCCACCGCTGTCCGGTCCGCGGGGAGCAGGCCCTCCCGTTCGTAGGAGCGCAGCGTCGTCGCAGGCGCGCCGCTCACCGCGGCCAGCTGCGAGCCCGCACCCCGTCCATGGCCGGGCCGGGCCGGGCCGGGCCGGGCCGGGCCGGGCCGTAGACCTTCGACACAGGTCGAAGGTCAAGGCCTGCGGTTCGCGCTGAAGCCGACCCCACCCCCGGGGACGGTGTGCGCACCCGCTGTCATCCCGGTGGGTAGAGCAGGTCCTCGCGTGGCTCGGCATTCTCAGCCTCGTGCGCAGCCAGCAGTGAACGGAGGCCGCGGACCGCGGCCACCGCGCGCTGGCCGTCGGACGCCTGGAGGG is from Modestobacter marinus and encodes:
- a CDS encoding transposase, which produces MPAAKPLEFRRRAVELARQREKPIAEIAHDLGIAESCLRRWMKLDDVDAGRVEGTTSDERAELVRLRRELRVAKMEIEILKRASAYFAREVLPDPK
- a CDS encoding IS3 family transposase; the protein is MTCRILRVSRSGFYEWNGRPPSLRAVADASLTTTIREVHVSSRATYGAPRVHAELRLGLGLACGRKRVARLMRTAGLVGVCHRRKHRRTGPLPAPHEDLVQRRFAADAPDRLWATDITEHPTAEGKVYCAAVLDVFSRTIVGWSIADHMRSELVVDALEMARWRRRPAPGAIVHSDRGSQYTSWIFGHRLRSAGLLGSMGRVASSVDNTMMESFWSTMQRELLDRRQWSTRAELGSAIFEWIEGFYNPRRRHSGLGYRSPAEFEALHTAALTAA
- a CDS encoding YkvA family protein — translated: MPGWAWALIGILGGLLLCWLTLVAALWFTRPQDRRLRELMRLLPDVLRLLRRLAGDAGLPRGVRIRLWLLLGYLALPIDLIPDFIPVLGYADDAIVVAMVLRSVVRRAGPDALIRHWPGTPGGLAALRRATRLPR
- a CDS encoding ZIP family metal transporter — protein: MSDFLLVLGLAALPAAGNFFGGVLAEVFRVSERTLSLALHLAAGIVLAVVGLELMPEALSASQPWIPLLAFVGGGAAFIGLDRAVGYVRARMGGGDKQRGALAIFSGVSIDLFSDGVMIGTGTVLNPALGLLLAMGQVPADVPEGFAAIATLRSAGINRRRRIAMAAAFTIPILLGATIGFWALRDAPEIITLSVLALTGGALSAVVVEEMIGEAHEGETSQLGPVFLTAGFALFGAISVYLGS
- a CDS encoding copper resistance protein CopC; translated protein: MRRVIAFVLMLGVMAVVAVLLDAATARPARAHAELVTTTPGEGARLDEPPTEVTLDFTEGVSLGAGYARVLGADGGRVDAGSASASGARVSIPLRTDLPEASYVVTYRVMSADSHPIAGAYAFVVGDAELVSATGVSAAGDSTSALSVALVVTRWAGFAGIALGVGVPVFLLVCWGSGWSVPFMRRLAVIGLGVVAVAALGNFVLQGAYAAGSGLGSLTDPALLSATASSSYGAVVLVRAALAVFLAVSLSSAWRQGRAPRRMVVAGGTFVAVVLVGTFAAVGHPVAGAVPGLAVAVTAVHVAAMAVWTGGLVGLLGGVIRPGVDPGVQATAVARFSQLASAAVAALIVTGVVQSVREVGAPLALVTTTYGWVLIGKVVLVVLLMAVAASSRAWVQRHHGPVRPWARQLAMAAATVGARPSAGSDLTPPASDARVPPSVRHQRALRRSVVVEASVVAIVLALSAVLVGTPPAKSAVAQPVEVTLPLQDANGTAGFGQIQLSVDPAATGPNTLHLYLFDEAGQLAQAQDIQVSLTAPAQEIGPLPVDLQPGGPGHSISEAMSIPMTGTWTLTVTVRLDEFTAATTATDFVVR
- a CDS encoding zf-HC2 domain-containing protein, translating into MDSQLHGDECGLFREAISARLDAEAPELAHTALARHLASCADCRHWEELAQQVTRRGRLAIAESIPDVTLAVLTGLPGGRPTADQQAWTRHGELPLRWVLLAVGVDQAALAVASLSSGTDAMGAPTHVVHETGAWSVAVAVSFVAVAAAPRLAAGALPFLAAFALLLAALTLSDLNAGRVHIERAAGHLLVLAGVAAVSVLAWQGRSPERWRPLSSGRARA
- a CDS encoding DUF1775 domain-containing protein, with the translated sequence MTRLLPRPSHRAALTAAAATVMVSVSATSAAAHVEATAEGARAGAGPVVIAFTVEAESSTAGIVGVKTQLPAGLPPSSVSLASGPDGWVLTPTSDGYEVAGPAIATGVDAEFGITIAKLPADAAPETPFKTLVRYSDGTEDAWIELPTADSPEPANPAPAITVAPAAAPSAPTTTPLSPSVSPTAEPTTQSDAEPVAATDDDSSSTGLVIGAVAVVAALAGAALWFRRRQSSGS
- a CDS encoding YnfA family protein, which codes for MWQGVREHRGWLWIGLRTIAVGIYGFVATLQPDAEFGRIIAVYGGVFVAGSLAWGMVADGYRPDRADVIEPSSASPESP
- a CDS encoding MerR family transcriptional regulator; amino-acid sequence: MSGAPATTLRSYEREGLLPADRTAVGYRDYGPPAVDRLALIGTAKHPGLPLAEIRQLLQVWEGGPPSAARQVPVAAPRRQ